A genomic window from Cricetulus griseus strain 17A/GY chromosome 4, alternate assembly CriGri-PICRH-1.0, whole genome shotgun sequence includes:
- the Lrch4 gene encoding leucine-rich repeat and calponin homology domain-containing protein 4 isoform X2 gives MAAVVAGPLAAGGEEAAASVSVPGSPGLPGSRSAERALEEAVATGTLNLSNRRLKHFPRGAARSYDLSDITQADLSRNRFPEVPEAACQLVSLEGLSLYHNCLRCLNPALGNLTALTYLNLSRNQLSSLPSYICQLPLRVLIVSNNKLGALPPDISTLGSLRQLDVSSNELQFLPVELCSLRSLRDLNVRRNQLSTLPEELGDLPLVRLDFSCNRVSRIPVSFCRLRHLQVILLDSNPLQSPPAQICLKGKLHIFKYLTMEAGRRGAALGDLVPSHPPGFSPCPAEDLFPGRRYDGGLDSGFHSVDSGSKRWSGNESTDDFSELSFRISELAREPRVPRQQREDGSGDGDLEQVDFIDSHVLGEDEERNAAEEQLPSELSLVAGDVERTGSGRREEPAGEERRHPDTLQLWQERERRQQQQQSGGWGSPRRDSVLKRGTRATGASASSTQATSNGPPKSSATQLEVSGGQGAPTPSSISQEPTPVSGPVTAPVPRPLGSIQRPNSFLFRSSSQSGSGPSSPESIVRPRPSPQILDEKELMSQLRQVLESRLQQPLPEDLTEALASGVILCQLANQLRPRSVPFIHVPSPAVPKLSALKSRKNVESFLEACRKMGVPEESLCQPHHILEEEGAPGRGLPHIAAVLHALLEQP, from the exons ATGGCGGCGGTGGTAGCGGGCCCACTCGCCGCCGGGGGTGAGGaagctgctgcttctgtctccgtGCCGGGGTCTCCTGGTCTCCCCGGGAGCCGCAGCGCAGAGCGAGCCCTAGAAGAGGCTGTGGCCACCGGGACCCTGAACTTGTCCAACCGGCGTTTGAAGCACTTCCCCCGGGGCGCGGCCCGCAGTTACGACCTGTCAGACATCACCCAGGCTG ACTTGTCTCGGAACCGGTTTCCCGAGGTGCCCGAGGCAGCGTGCCAGCTGGTGTCCCTGGAAGGCCTGAGCCTCTACCACAATTGCCTGAGATGCCTGAACCCAGCCTTGGGGAATCTCACAGCCCTCACCTACCTCAACCTCAG CCGGAACCAGCTGTCATCATTGCCATCCTACATCTGCCAGCTGCCCCTTCGAGTACTTATTGTCAGCAACAACAAGCTAGGAGCCCTGCCTCCAGACATCAGCACCTTAGGAAGCCTGCGGCAGCTT GATGTGAGCAGTAATGAGCTGCAGTTCCTCCCTGTGGAGCTGTGCAGCCTCCGTTCCCTGCGGGATCTTAATGTTCGGAGGAACCAGCTCAGTACCCTGCCTGAAG AGCTGGGGGACCTTCCTCTGGTCCGCCTGGATTTCTCCTGTAACCGTGTCTCCCGAATTCCGGTCTCCTTCTGCCGCCTCAGACACCTGCAGGTCATTCTGCTGGATAGCAACCCCCTACAGAGTCCACCTGCCCAG ATCTGTCTGAAGGGAAAACTTCATATCTTCAAGTATTTAACAATGGAGGCCGGAAGGCGGGGAGCTGCCCTTGGGGACCTGGTCCCTTCCCATCCCCCAGGTTTTAGTCCTTG CCCTGCTGAAGACTTATTTCCGGGACGTCGGTATGATGGCGGCCTGGACTCGGGCTTCCATAGTGTTGACAGTGGCAGCAAGAGGTGGTCAGGAAATGAG TCCACAGATGATTTTTCAGAGCTGTCATTCCGGATCTCAGAGCTGGCCCGGGAGCCCCGGGTGCCCAGACAGCAGAGGGAAGATGGCTCTG GCGATGGAGACCTGGAGCAGGTTGACTTCATTGACAGCCATGTTCTGGGGGAAGATGAAGAGCGAAATGCAGCTGAG GAGCAGCTACCTTCTGAATTAAGCCTTGTAGCAGGGGATGTGGAGAGGACAGGGAGCGGCAG GCGGGAGGAGCCTGCAGGGGAGGAGAGGCGGCACCCAGACACTTTGCAGTTGTGGCAGGAGCGGGAGCGgaggcagcagcaacaacagagtggggggtggggatccCCCAGGAGGGACAG TGTCCTGAAGCGGGGGACCAGAGCCACGGGTGCTTCGGCCTCATCCACACAGGCCACCTCCAA tGGCCCACCGAAGTCCAGTGCTACCCAACTGGAAGTTTCAGGGGGGCAGGGAGCTCCTACGCCATCCTCCATCTCCCAGGAGCCCACCCCTGTGTCTGGACCAG TGACAGCTCCTGTCCCCAGGCCACTGGGCTCCATTCAGAGACCAAACAGCTTCCTCTTCCGTTCATCCTCTCAGAGTGGCTCAG GCCCTTCCTCTCCAGAGTCTATTGTGAGACCTCGGCCGTCTCCTCAGATTCTAGATGAGAAGGAACTCATGTCCCAACTTCGACAG gtcCTTGAGTCACGGCTGCAGCAGCCCCTGCCTGAGGACCTGACGGAGGCTCTCGCCAGTGGGGTCATCCTCTGCCAGTTGGCCAACCAGCTACGGCCTCGCTCTGTACCCTTCATTCATGTGCCCTCACCTGCTGTG ccaAAGCTCAGTGCCCTCAAGTCTCGGAAGAATGTAGAGAGTTTCTTAGAAGCCTGTCGGAAGATGGGTGTCCCTGAG GAGTCCCTGTGCCAGCCCCACCACATCCTGGAAGAGGAGGGGGCCCCTGGAAGGGGCCTCCCTCACATCGCTGCTGTCCTTCACGCACTTCTGGAACAACCTTAG
- the Lrch4 gene encoding leucine-rich repeat and calponin homology domain-containing protein 4 isoform X1, with the protein MAAVVAGPLAAGGEEAAASVSVPGSPGLPGSRSAERALEEAVATGTLNLSNRRLKHFPRGAARSYDLSDITQADLSRNRFPEVPEAACQLVSLEGLSLYHNCLRCLNPALGNLTALTYLNLSRNQLSSLPSYICQLPLRVLIVSNNKLGALPPDISTLGSLRQLDVSSNELQFLPVELCSLRSLRDLNVRRNQLSTLPEELGDLPLVRLDFSCNRVSRIPVSFCRLRHLQVILLDSNPLQSPPAQICLKGKLHIFKYLTMEAGRRGAALGDLVPSHPPGFSPCPAEDLFPGRRYDGGLDSGFHSVDSGSKRWSGNESTDDFSELSFRISELAREPRVPRQQREDGSGDGDLEQVDFIDSHVLGEDEERNAAEEQLPSELSLVAGDVERTGSGRREEPAGEERRHPDTLQLWQERERRQQQQQSGGWGSPRRDSVLKRGTRATGASASSTQATSNGPPKSSATQLEVSGGQGAPTPSSISQEPTPVSGPVTAPVPRPLGSIQRPNSFLFRSSSQSGSGPSSPESIVRPRPSPQILDEKELMSQLRQVLESRLQQPLPEDLTEALASGVILCQLANQLRPRSVPFIHVPSPAVPKLSALKSRKNVESFLEACRKMGVPEADLCSPSDLLRGTTQGLRTTLEAVILAGGKAPLPAQPSSGLGGFLLFYVASMLLLYAVYTRLLGS; encoded by the exons ATGGCGGCGGTGGTAGCGGGCCCACTCGCCGCCGGGGGTGAGGaagctgctgcttctgtctccgtGCCGGGGTCTCCTGGTCTCCCCGGGAGCCGCAGCGCAGAGCGAGCCCTAGAAGAGGCTGTGGCCACCGGGACCCTGAACTTGTCCAACCGGCGTTTGAAGCACTTCCCCCGGGGCGCGGCCCGCAGTTACGACCTGTCAGACATCACCCAGGCTG ACTTGTCTCGGAACCGGTTTCCCGAGGTGCCCGAGGCAGCGTGCCAGCTGGTGTCCCTGGAAGGCCTGAGCCTCTACCACAATTGCCTGAGATGCCTGAACCCAGCCTTGGGGAATCTCACAGCCCTCACCTACCTCAACCTCAG CCGGAACCAGCTGTCATCATTGCCATCCTACATCTGCCAGCTGCCCCTTCGAGTACTTATTGTCAGCAACAACAAGCTAGGAGCCCTGCCTCCAGACATCAGCACCTTAGGAAGCCTGCGGCAGCTT GATGTGAGCAGTAATGAGCTGCAGTTCCTCCCTGTGGAGCTGTGCAGCCTCCGTTCCCTGCGGGATCTTAATGTTCGGAGGAACCAGCTCAGTACCCTGCCTGAAG AGCTGGGGGACCTTCCTCTGGTCCGCCTGGATTTCTCCTGTAACCGTGTCTCCCGAATTCCGGTCTCCTTCTGCCGCCTCAGACACCTGCAGGTCATTCTGCTGGATAGCAACCCCCTACAGAGTCCACCTGCCCAG ATCTGTCTGAAGGGAAAACTTCATATCTTCAAGTATTTAACAATGGAGGCCGGAAGGCGGGGAGCTGCCCTTGGGGACCTGGTCCCTTCCCATCCCCCAGGTTTTAGTCCTTG CCCTGCTGAAGACTTATTTCCGGGACGTCGGTATGATGGCGGCCTGGACTCGGGCTTCCATAGTGTTGACAGTGGCAGCAAGAGGTGGTCAGGAAATGAG TCCACAGATGATTTTTCAGAGCTGTCATTCCGGATCTCAGAGCTGGCCCGGGAGCCCCGGGTGCCCAGACAGCAGAGGGAAGATGGCTCTG GCGATGGAGACCTGGAGCAGGTTGACTTCATTGACAGCCATGTTCTGGGGGAAGATGAAGAGCGAAATGCAGCTGAG GAGCAGCTACCTTCTGAATTAAGCCTTGTAGCAGGGGATGTGGAGAGGACAGGGAGCGGCAG GCGGGAGGAGCCTGCAGGGGAGGAGAGGCGGCACCCAGACACTTTGCAGTTGTGGCAGGAGCGGGAGCGgaggcagcagcaacaacagagtggggggtggggatccCCCAGGAGGGACAG TGTCCTGAAGCGGGGGACCAGAGCCACGGGTGCTTCGGCCTCATCCACACAGGCCACCTCCAA tGGCCCACCGAAGTCCAGTGCTACCCAACTGGAAGTTTCAGGGGGGCAGGGAGCTCCTACGCCATCCTCCATCTCCCAGGAGCCCACCCCTGTGTCTGGACCAG TGACAGCTCCTGTCCCCAGGCCACTGGGCTCCATTCAGAGACCAAACAGCTTCCTCTTCCGTTCATCCTCTCAGAGTGGCTCAG GCCCTTCCTCTCCAGAGTCTATTGTGAGACCTCGGCCGTCTCCTCAGATTCTAGATGAGAAGGAACTCATGTCCCAACTTCGACAG gtcCTTGAGTCACGGCTGCAGCAGCCCCTGCCTGAGGACCTGACGGAGGCTCTCGCCAGTGGGGTCATCCTCTGCCAGTTGGCCAACCAGCTACGGCCTCGCTCTGTACCCTTCATTCATGTGCCCTCACCTGCTGTG ccaAAGCTCAGTGCCCTCAAGTCTCGGAAGAATGTAGAGAGTTTCTTAGAAGCCTGTCGGAAGATGGGTGTCCCTGAG GCTGACCTGTGCTCGCCCTCGGATCTCCTCCGGGGCACCACCCAGGGGCTTCGGACCACACTGGAGGCTGTGATCCTGGCTGGGGGCAAGGCCCCCCTCCCAGCCCAGCCCTCCTCTGGTCTGGGTGGCTTCCTCCTCTTCTACGTGGCCTCCATGCTGCTGCTCTATGCCGTGTACACTCGGCTCCTGGGCTCCTAG
- the Sap25 gene encoding histone deacetylase complex subunit SAP25 isoform X1, producing MLPWLGPWGTGQQEANEEAGLSTGSDHGGDWSCGEETAEKPGPPAQDSPQPQALSPSEPGRKLPPPTSNHLAPERTVEAPVPLSPQMTSQATPSRMTPLPLWDPIHEANARPQLVGPSCGSGASLSGRTLCHPSWPMYDDWGRVPTSGHPEEAQVSKDTGLPVTGYEDVFLLDPLLPCGQRVPLYLSKPPQQAVGTRKLLLPPPIMSSSVRPSSSQACSSTWLSEAEMIALTGLLQMSQGELRPNSLASPLTSTSCQDPGSASEDPGPSGGQSCSGSTDACPTQTPDTHCP from the exons ATGCTGCCCTGGCTTGGGCCGTGGGGCACCGGCCAGCAGGAGGCCAACGAGGAGGCAGGCCTGTCCACGGGCAGTGACCACGGCGGGGACTGGAGCTGTGGAGAGGAAACCGCGGAAAAGCCAGGACCGCCGGCGCAGGACAG TCCACAGCCCCAGGCCCTCAGCCCATCTGAGCCCGGAAGAAAGCTGCCGCCTCCGACCTCCAATCACCTGGCTCCTGAGCGGACTGTGGAAGCCCCAG TACCTCTTTCTCCCCAGATGACTTCCCAGGCCACCCCCTCAAGGATGACCCCGCTGccactttgggatcccattcacGAGGCTAATGCAAGACCTCAGCTGGTG GGGCCCAGCTGTGGGTCAGGCGCATCTTTGTCCGGCAGGACACTGTGTCATCCTTCCTGGCCTATGTATGATGACTGGGGCAGGGTCCCTACCTCAGGGCATCCAGAAGAAGCACAAGTGTCCAAGGATACAG GGCTCCCAGTGACAGGCTATGAAGATGTCTTTCTCTTGGACCCTCTGCTACCCTGTGGGCAGCGTGTTCCCCTGTACCTGTCCAAGCCccctcagcag gCAGTGGGCACTCGGAAGCTGCTGCTCCCACCCCCCATCATGTCCTCGTCTGTGCGCCCCTCCTCATCCCAGGCCTGCTCTTCCACCTGGCTCAGTGAGGCAGAGATGATCGCCCTGACTGGCCTGCTGCAGATGAGCCAGGGAGAGCTGAGACCTAACTCCTTGGCaagccctctgacctctaccagCTGCCAAgaccctggctctgcctctgaagACCCAGGCCCCAGTGGTGGCCAGAGCTGTTCTGGAAGCACTGATGCATGTCCCACACAGACCCCAGATACCCACTGTCCATAG
- the Sap25 gene encoding histone deacetylase complex subunit SAP25 isoform X2 — MLPWLGPWGTGQQEANEEAGLSTGSDHGGDWSCGEETAEKPGPPAQDSPQPQALSPSEPGRKLPPPTSNHLAPERTVEAPVPLSPQMTSQATPSRMTPLPLWDPIHEANARPQLVGPSCGSGASLSGRTLCHPSWPMYDDWGRVPTSGHPEEAQVSKDTGLPVTGYEDVFLLDPLLPCGQRVPLYLSKPPQQACSSTWLSEAEMIALTGLLQMSQGELRPNSLASPLTSTSCQDPGSASEDPGPSGGQSCSGSTDACPTQTPDTHCP, encoded by the exons ATGCTGCCCTGGCTTGGGCCGTGGGGCACCGGCCAGCAGGAGGCCAACGAGGAGGCAGGCCTGTCCACGGGCAGTGACCACGGCGGGGACTGGAGCTGTGGAGAGGAAACCGCGGAAAAGCCAGGACCGCCGGCGCAGGACAG TCCACAGCCCCAGGCCCTCAGCCCATCTGAGCCCGGAAGAAAGCTGCCGCCTCCGACCTCCAATCACCTGGCTCCTGAGCGGACTGTGGAAGCCCCAG TACCTCTTTCTCCCCAGATGACTTCCCAGGCCACCCCCTCAAGGATGACCCCGCTGccactttgggatcccattcacGAGGCTAATGCAAGACCTCAGCTGGTG GGGCCCAGCTGTGGGTCAGGCGCATCTTTGTCCGGCAGGACACTGTGTCATCCTTCCTGGCCTATGTATGATGACTGGGGCAGGGTCCCTACCTCAGGGCATCCAGAAGAAGCACAAGTGTCCAAGGATACAG GGCTCCCAGTGACAGGCTATGAAGATGTCTTTCTCTTGGACCCTCTGCTACCCTGTGGGCAGCGTGTTCCCCTGTACCTGTCCAAGCCccctcagcag GCCTGCTCTTCCACCTGGCTCAGTGAGGCAGAGATGATCGCCCTGACTGGCCTGCTGCAGATGAGCCAGGGAGAGCTGAGACCTAACTCCTTGGCaagccctctgacctctaccagCTGCCAAgaccctggctctgcctctgaagACCCAGGCCCCAGTGGTGGCCAGAGCTGTTCTGGAAGCACTGATGCATGTCCCACACAGACCCCAGATACCCACTGTCCATAG
- the LOC100751390 gene encoding insulin receptor substrate 1 has product MKPAGAGPAVSPGTESTDVSLGPPFPWPCPPDVRLCGHLRKQKSQRRRFFVLRADPPRLECYENEKKFLASGCRPPRPRRSVSLEGACTISKRADARQRHLIVVYTSDSSLGVAAASEAEQQAWYSALLEVRASAAAAAATAMGLSPQEAPESWIFAPFQDVWPVTLRSKGLGRVQGLSSGSYRLCLGSGALSLLRKPGSKGSKDSRASPPPALRLSLLSVRRCGHADSFFFLELGRSAPTGPGELWMQAPDAVVAQSIHETVLAAMKRLGSSATSGKAELPSGDLPNSASAAPAPTTYETPASVTQPKSPGERAKQDCKTLERTGPTPSYKGLDLGGDYITMGVRDDYVHMGGKAGDYMWMAPPSLPPAPARVDSGKSLQDCEGTEYVPMNRFLPGSFYYELKAREPELGHQGAPCSIRDRWGPTEAQPRSSQLSELSGDYMYIPDSVGMNSAKPGALDSCLNYVDLDLVPPLEVPGAVSEDSPNSYASIKF; this is encoded by the exons ATGAAACCGGCAGGTGCGGGTCCCGCGGTCTCCCCCGGGACCGAGTCCACGGATGTGTCGCTTGGCCCGCCGTTTCCTTGGCCCTGCCCACCCGATGTGCGGCTGTGTGGCCACCTGCGGAAGCAGAAGTCTCAGCGCCGCCGCTTCTTCGTCCTGCGTGCTGACCCTCCGCGTCTGGAGTGCTACGAGAACGAGAAGAAGTTCCTCGCCAGCGGCTGCCGCCCACCTCGACCCCGGCGCAGTGTGAGCCTGGAGGGCGCCTGCACTATCAGCAAGCGCGCGGATGCCCGCCAGCGCCACCTCATCGTCGTCTACACCAGCGACAGCAGCCTGGGCGTAGCGGCGGCCAGCGAAGCTGAGCAGCAAGCATGGTACAGCGCCCTCCTGGAGGTGCGCGCCTCGGCCGCGGCAGCTGCTGCCACCGCTATGG GTCTCAGTCCCCAAGAGGCCCCTGAGTCTTGGATCTTCGCCCCGTTCCAGGACGTCTGGCCTGTGACACTGAGGTCCAAGGGGCTGGGGCGTGTACAAGGCCTGAGCAGCGGCAGCTATCGCCTGTGCCTGGGTTCTGGGGCCCTGAGCCTCCTGCggaagccaggaagcaaaggCTCCAAAGACAGCCGGGCATCGCCACCACCCGCCCTGCGTCTGTCCTTGCTCAGCGTGCGCCGCTGTGGCCACGCAGACTCCTTCTTCTTCCTGGAACTCGGGCGATCAGCGCCCACAGGTCCCGGGGAGCTGTGGATGCAGGCACCTGATGCAGTGGTGGCCCAAAGCATTCATGAGACCGTCCTGGCTGCCATGAAGAGGCTGGGGAGCAGTGCAACCAGTGGCAAGGCTGAGCTACCATCTGGAGATCTTCCAAACAGTGCTTCTGCAGCCCCTGCCCCGACAACATACGAAACCCCTGCTTCTGTAACGCAACCAAAAAGCCCGGGTGAGAGAGCAAAGCAAGACTGCAAGACCTTGGAAAGGACGGGGCCCACACCCTCCTACAAGGGTCTAGATCTGGGCGGGGACTATATCACCATGGGCGTCAGGGATGACTATGTGCACATGGGAGGGAAGGCTGGTGACTACATGTGGATGGCACCCCCAAGCCTTCCTCCCGCCCCTGCCAGGGTAGATTCTGGCAAGTCACTTCAGGACTGTGAGGGCACAGAGTACGTGCCCATGAATAGATTTTTACCAGGGTCTTTTTACTACGAGCTCAAGGCCAGGGAGCCTGAACTTGGGCATCAGGGTGCCCCCTGCAGCATTAGGGACAGATGGGGACCCACAGAGGCTCAGCCCCGCTCTTCCCAACTTTCAGAACTATCTGGGGATTACATGTACATCCCAGACTCTGTAGGAATGAACAGTGCTAAGCCAGGGGCCCTGGATAGCTGCCTCAACTATGTGGACCTGGACCTAGTCCCGCCCTTGGAGGTGCCTGGAGCAGTCTCTGAGGATAGTCCAAATAGTTATGCCAGCATCAAGTTCTAG